The Ornithodoros turicata isolate Travis chromosome 9, ASM3712646v1, whole genome shotgun sequence genome includes a region encoding these proteins:
- the LOC135368747 gene encoding protein transport protein Sec24A-like isoform X2, which produces MMAAPGGHGVPYNGSGSHPPHAALFPGPGGGAPPRSAPPHLPHPSLSQGDSWNVGKAAQGYIGGQHVGPPSSSQPMSVQGGQKPFPNGPSSVNGGTGSQYSNGPVPGGGLSGPPTMRPIPHQVPLFTGPPPGPPTLTGSRLPPPPPASESWSTTGPPPVSGASLQAPRGYASASVLSGTPNVSEPTSAKSSRNASPIPAQRYDNMEGQFVSPGQSQAGQGMNSFPAQQGPPVTSAPVRATRQYPTGPVPSTVAGAPPPVMAHQTLPKGPVPHPPQMPHQQQYVPPAASFLGYGPPPTSAPGTRYPSALQGPPPPPSSLQGLPTAQQAQSTGPVPPTSQVVPPPSAPGPTQSSIAQFQRYPQQLGYNQPGPFASPSLQNIPPPPASGNGSTGTPYAPHGRVANLEPPPGGVTGYDPELHSRMAGMSVNSSFNKLWGSEPYNLLQDRNVLPKMHEDPPKPILPREGANCSSEIFRCTLTKIPETQSLLQKARLPLGILIHPFRDVSHLPVIQTSTIVRCRSCRTYINPYVQFVEQQRWKCNICFRFNVLPDDFMYDPVSRKYGEPERRPEIQNATVEFIAPSEYMLRPPQPAVYLFVLDVSHGAVQTGYLDSFCKIMLEELNNLPGDSRTQVGFITFDSSVHFYNLGEGMSVPEMLLVSDIDEVFLPSPDSLLVNIHECKTLVQYLLESLPTTHSQNGETASALGAAVQAAYKLVSSIGGRVSVFQTCLPTVGPGSLKPREDPNQRAGKEIANLLPGTDFYKKLALDCSGQQVAVDLFLLGSQYMDVASIACISKYSAGCVYYYPGFHSGLNKPQVEKFEMELRYYVTRKIGFEAVMRIRCTKGLAMHTFHGNFFVRSTDLLSLPNINPDAGFSMQLAIEESLTECNVASFQAAVLYTSSQGERRIRVHTLSLPVTALVQDVLSSVDQEAVVGLLCKMAVDRSLSSSVLDARDAMINACLDLIQAFQLTLPSGQAAVGGLPIPYCARLLPLYMLALTKHTAFRIGVSTKLDDRVFAMEQMKTMPLSYLMTYIYPAMYPVHMLNDQNAIQAEDGTLIPQPPRLQLTFEKVDRHGCYLLDTVDRMYLYVGRAVSDHFCMNVLGVPQFAAIPEDMMELPELDTPESELVRSFVLWVLSQRPYYSPLRVIREDSKERHLFVQHLVDDRTESALSYYEFLQHLKQQLSK; this is translated from the exons ATGATGGCTGCGCCAGGGGGTCATGGTGTGCCATACAATGGTAGCGGCTCTCATCCCCCTCATGCGGCCCTGTTTCCTGGTCCTGGCGGGGGAGCACCACCCAGATCAGCGCCCCCCCACCTGCCCCACCCTTCACTATCCCAAGGGGACAGTTGGAATGTAGGGAAGGCTGCACAAGGTTACATTGGTGGTCAACATGTGGGGCCTCCATCTTCCTCCCAACCGATGTCTGTGCAAGGCGGACAAAAGCCCTTTCCAAATGGGCCCAGCTCTGTGAATGGAGGCACAGGCTCGCAGTACTCTAACGGTCCTGTACCTGGAGGGGGCCTTAGTGGACCTCCAACGATGCGTCCAATTCCACACCAAGTGCCTTTGTTCACAG GTCCTCCACCTGGACCTCCAACACTGACGGGCAGCAGGCTACCACCACCTCCACCGGCATCTGAAAGCTGGTCAACGACAGGGCCTCCACCTGTTTCTGGTGCCTCTCTACAAGCTCCTCGTGGCTACGCAAGTGCCTCTGTTCTGTCTGGAACACCCAATGTGTCAG AGCCCACTTCTGCCAAGTCTTCGAGAAATGCCTCTCCAATACCAGCTCAACGCTACGATAACATGGAGGGGCAGTTCGTGTCACCCGGGCAGA GCCAAGCTGGTCAGGGAATGAACAGCTTCCCTGCGCAACAAGGGCCTCCCGTGACTTCAGCACCAGTAAGGGCTACAAGACAGTATCCGACTGGCCCAGTTCCTTCAACTGTGGCTGGTGCTCCGCCTCCGGTGATGGCCCATCAGACTTTGCCAAAGGGTCCTGTGCCACATCCGCCTCAAATGCCTCATCAACAGCAGTACGTCCCTCCTGCTGCCTCGTTCCTTGGATATGGACCGCCTCCAACAAGCGCTCCAGGAACACGGTACCCATCAGCTTTGCAAGGACCCCCTCCACCTCCGTCATCTTTGCAAGGCTTGCCAACTGCCCAGCAGGCACAGAGTACTGGCCCTGTGCCGCCCACTTCTCAGGTTGTGCCACCTCCGTCAGCACCAGGTCCAACGCAGAGCAGCATTGCTCAGTTTCAGCGATACCCTCAGCAG CTTGGCTACAATCAGCCGGGTCCCTTCGCCTCTCCTAGTCTCCAAAATATTCCTCCGCCTCCAGCATCCGGCAATGGCAGCACTGGAACACCTTATGCCCCACATGGTCGAGTTGCTAACCTTGAGCCTCCCCCTGGCGGCGTAACCGGTTATGACCCCGAACTGCATTCACGCATGGCTGGTATGAGCGTGAATTCCAGTTTCAACAAGCTGTGG GGCAGTGAGCCGTACAACTTATTACAAGACCGAAACGTTTTACCGAAGATGCACGAGGATCCTCCCAAGCCAATATTGCCTCGTGAAGGTGCCAACTGTTCATCCGA GATTTTTAGGTGCACCTTGACGAAAATCCCTGAAACTCAGTCCTTATTACAGAAGGCACGACTACCTCTAGGGATTTTGATTCATCCATTTCGGGATGTCAGT CACCTTCCGGTGATACAGACAAGTACGATAGTGCGATGTCGCTCCTGTCGCACATACATCAACCCTTATGTACAGTTTGTGGAGCAGCAGAGGTGGAAATGCAACATATGCTTTAGGTTCAATGTTT TACCGGATGATTTTATGTACGACCCTGTGTCGCGAAAGTATGGGGAGCCGGAAAGAAGGCCGGAGATACAGAATGCAACCGTAGAGTTCATTGCGCCATCAGAATACATG CTGAGGCCTCCACAGCCAGCTGTGTATTTGTTTGTTCTAGATGTGTCCCATGGAGCTGTACAAACAG GCTACCTTGACTCATTTTGTAAAATAATGCTTGAAGAACTCAATAACCTGCCAGGTGACAGTAGAACCCAAGTGGGATTCATCACTTTTGACTCGTCTGTTCACTTTTATAACCTCGGAGAAGGAATGTCAGTTCCAGAAATGCTTCTTGTATCGGACATTGATG AAGTATTCCTTCCTTCACCAGACAGTCTGTTGGTGAACATTCACGAATGTAAGACG cttGTACAATATCTCCTGGAGAGCCTACCTACCACTCATTCTCAAAATGGGGAAACTGCTAGTGCTCTGGGGGCTGCAGTCCAGGCAGCATACAAGCTCGTT AGCTCAATAGGTGGGAGAGTGTCCGTCTTTCAAACGTGCCTTCCAACAGTGGGTCCAGGTAGTCTAAAACCAAGGGAGGATCCGAACCAGAGGGCAGGCAAG GAAATTGCGAATCTGTTGCCTGGTACAGACTTCTACAAGAAACTGGCCTTGGATTGCTCCGGCCAGCAGGTTGCCGTAGACCTGTTCCTCCTTGGTTCTCAGTACATGGACGTTGCAAGTATAG CGTGCATCTCCAAGTATTCCGCTGGCTGCGTCTACTACTACCCCGGGTTTCACAGTGGCCTCAATAAACCGCAGGTGGAGAAGTTTGAAATGGAACTCCGCTATTATGTCACGCGGAAGATTGGATTCGAAGCAGTTATGAGGATACGGTGTACAAAAG GGCTTGCCATGCATACGTTCCACGGGAACTTCTTTGTGCGGTCAACGGACCTTCTCTCGTTGCCCAACATCAACCCAGATGCAGGGTTTAGCATGCAGCTGGCGATAGAAGAAAGCCTCACCGAATGCAATGTTGCCAGCTTCCAGGCAGCTGTTTTGTATACATCTAGCCAAG GTGAAAGGAGAATTCGTGTCCATACCCTGAGCCTTCCTGTGACTGCCCTGGTTCAAGATGTTCTAAGTTCAGTTGACCAGGAGGCAGTGGTTGGCTTGCTCTGTAAAATGG CTGTGGACCGGAGCCTTTCATCCTCGGTACTGGATGCAAGAGATGCTATGATCAACGCCTGCTTGGATCTGATTCAAGCCTTCCAGTTGACCCTTCCTTCTGGTCAGGCTGCTGTGGGTGGTCTACCCATCCCTTACTGTGCCAGACTACTTCCCCTGTACATGTTAGCCCTCACTAAGCAT ACAGCATTCCGGATTGGTGTTAGTACGAAGTTGGATGACAGAGTCTTTGCAATGGAGCAGATGAAGACTATGCCTCTGTCCTACTTAATGACATACATCTACCCAGCAATGTACCCAGTACACATGTTAAATGATCAG AACGCTATTCAGGCTGAGGACGGGACCTTAATACCGCAGCCCCCACGATTGCAGCTTACTTTCGAGAAAGTGGATCGACACGGTTGCTATCTCTTGGACACGGTGGACCGCATGTACCTCTACGTAGGGCGCGCTGTCAGTGACCATTTCTGCATGAACGTTCTAGGTGTCCCACAGTTCGCTGCAATACCTGAGGATATG ATGGAACTCCCGGAGCTTGATACGCCAGAATCTGAACTAGTGCGAAGCTTTGTGTTGTGGGTGCTCTCCCAACGACCCTACTACAGTCCACTTCGTGTCATAAG GGAGGACAGCAAGGAGCGACACCTGTTTGTGCAACACCTTGTGGACGATAGAACTGAATCAGCACTTTCGTATTACGAGTTTCTGCAGCACCTCAAGCAACAGCTAAGCAAATGA
- the LOC135368747 gene encoding protein transport protein Sec24A-like isoform X1 — protein MMMAAPGGHGVPYNGSGSHPPHAALFPGPGGGAPPRSAPPHLPHPSLSQGDSWNVGKAAQGYIGGQHVGPPSSSQPMSVQGGQKPFPNGPSSVNGGTGSQYSNGPVPGGGLSGPPTMRPIPHQVPLFTGPPPGPPTLTGSRLPPPPPASESWSTTGPPPVSGASLQAPRGYASASVLSGTPNVSEPTSAKSSRNASPIPAQRYDNMEGQFVSPGQSQAGQGMNSFPAQQGPPVTSAPVRATRQYPTGPVPSTVAGAPPPVMAHQTLPKGPVPHPPQMPHQQQYVPPAASFLGYGPPPTSAPGTRYPSALQGPPPPPSSLQGLPTAQQAQSTGPVPPTSQVVPPPSAPGPTQSSIAQFQRYPQQLGYNQPGPFASPSLQNIPPPPASGNGSTGTPYAPHGRVANLEPPPGGVTGYDPELHSRMAGMSVNSSFNKLWGSEPYNLLQDRNVLPKMHEDPPKPILPREGANCSSEIFRCTLTKIPETQSLLQKARLPLGILIHPFRDVSHLPVIQTSTIVRCRSCRTYINPYVQFVEQQRWKCNICFRFNVLPDDFMYDPVSRKYGEPERRPEIQNATVEFIAPSEYMLRPPQPAVYLFVLDVSHGAVQTGYLDSFCKIMLEELNNLPGDSRTQVGFITFDSSVHFYNLGEGMSVPEMLLVSDIDEVFLPSPDSLLVNIHECKTLVQYLLESLPTTHSQNGETASALGAAVQAAYKLVSSIGGRVSVFQTCLPTVGPGSLKPREDPNQRAGKEIANLLPGTDFYKKLALDCSGQQVAVDLFLLGSQYMDVASIACISKYSAGCVYYYPGFHSGLNKPQVEKFEMELRYYVTRKIGFEAVMRIRCTKGLAMHTFHGNFFVRSTDLLSLPNINPDAGFSMQLAIEESLTECNVASFQAAVLYTSSQGERRIRVHTLSLPVTALVQDVLSSVDQEAVVGLLCKMAVDRSLSSSVLDARDAMINACLDLIQAFQLTLPSGQAAVGGLPIPYCARLLPLYMLALTKHTAFRIGVSTKLDDRVFAMEQMKTMPLSYLMTYIYPAMYPVHMLNDQNAIQAEDGTLIPQPPRLQLTFEKVDRHGCYLLDTVDRMYLYVGRAVSDHFCMNVLGVPQFAAIPEDMMELPELDTPESELVRSFVLWVLSQRPYYSPLRVIREDSKERHLFVQHLVDDRTESALSYYEFLQHLKQQLSK, from the exons ATGATGGCTGCGCCAGGGGGTCATGGTGTGCCATACAATGGTAGCGGCTCTCATCCCCCTCATGCGGCCCTGTTTCCTGGTCCTGGCGGGGGAGCACCACCCAGATCAGCGCCCCCCCACCTGCCCCACCCTTCACTATCCCAAGGGGACAGTTGGAATGTAGGGAAGGCTGCACAAGGTTACATTGGTGGTCAACATGTGGGGCCTCCATCTTCCTCCCAACCGATGTCTGTGCAAGGCGGACAAAAGCCCTTTCCAAATGGGCCCAGCTCTGTGAATGGAGGCACAGGCTCGCAGTACTCTAACGGTCCTGTACCTGGAGGGGGCCTTAGTGGACCTCCAACGATGCGTCCAATTCCACACCAAGTGCCTTTGTTCACAG GTCCTCCACCTGGACCTCCAACACTGACGGGCAGCAGGCTACCACCACCTCCACCGGCATCTGAAAGCTGGTCAACGACAGGGCCTCCACCTGTTTCTGGTGCCTCTCTACAAGCTCCTCGTGGCTACGCAAGTGCCTCTGTTCTGTCTGGAACACCCAATGTGTCAG AGCCCACTTCTGCCAAGTCTTCGAGAAATGCCTCTCCAATACCAGCTCAACGCTACGATAACATGGAGGGGCAGTTCGTGTCACCCGGGCAGA GCCAAGCTGGTCAGGGAATGAACAGCTTCCCTGCGCAACAAGGGCCTCCCGTGACTTCAGCACCAGTAAGGGCTACAAGACAGTATCCGACTGGCCCAGTTCCTTCAACTGTGGCTGGTGCTCCGCCTCCGGTGATGGCCCATCAGACTTTGCCAAAGGGTCCTGTGCCACATCCGCCTCAAATGCCTCATCAACAGCAGTACGTCCCTCCTGCTGCCTCGTTCCTTGGATATGGACCGCCTCCAACAAGCGCTCCAGGAACACGGTACCCATCAGCTTTGCAAGGACCCCCTCCACCTCCGTCATCTTTGCAAGGCTTGCCAACTGCCCAGCAGGCACAGAGTACTGGCCCTGTGCCGCCCACTTCTCAGGTTGTGCCACCTCCGTCAGCACCAGGTCCAACGCAGAGCAGCATTGCTCAGTTTCAGCGATACCCTCAGCAG CTTGGCTACAATCAGCCGGGTCCCTTCGCCTCTCCTAGTCTCCAAAATATTCCTCCGCCTCCAGCATCCGGCAATGGCAGCACTGGAACACCTTATGCCCCACATGGTCGAGTTGCTAACCTTGAGCCTCCCCCTGGCGGCGTAACCGGTTATGACCCCGAACTGCATTCACGCATGGCTGGTATGAGCGTGAATTCCAGTTTCAACAAGCTGTGG GGCAGTGAGCCGTACAACTTATTACAAGACCGAAACGTTTTACCGAAGATGCACGAGGATCCTCCCAAGCCAATATTGCCTCGTGAAGGTGCCAACTGTTCATCCGA GATTTTTAGGTGCACCTTGACGAAAATCCCTGAAACTCAGTCCTTATTACAGAAGGCACGACTACCTCTAGGGATTTTGATTCATCCATTTCGGGATGTCAGT CACCTTCCGGTGATACAGACAAGTACGATAGTGCGATGTCGCTCCTGTCGCACATACATCAACCCTTATGTACAGTTTGTGGAGCAGCAGAGGTGGAAATGCAACATATGCTTTAGGTTCAATGTTT TACCGGATGATTTTATGTACGACCCTGTGTCGCGAAAGTATGGGGAGCCGGAAAGAAGGCCGGAGATACAGAATGCAACCGTAGAGTTCATTGCGCCATCAGAATACATG CTGAGGCCTCCACAGCCAGCTGTGTATTTGTTTGTTCTAGATGTGTCCCATGGAGCTGTACAAACAG GCTACCTTGACTCATTTTGTAAAATAATGCTTGAAGAACTCAATAACCTGCCAGGTGACAGTAGAACCCAAGTGGGATTCATCACTTTTGACTCGTCTGTTCACTTTTATAACCTCGGAGAAGGAATGTCAGTTCCAGAAATGCTTCTTGTATCGGACATTGATG AAGTATTCCTTCCTTCACCAGACAGTCTGTTGGTGAACATTCACGAATGTAAGACG cttGTACAATATCTCCTGGAGAGCCTACCTACCACTCATTCTCAAAATGGGGAAACTGCTAGTGCTCTGGGGGCTGCAGTCCAGGCAGCATACAAGCTCGTT AGCTCAATAGGTGGGAGAGTGTCCGTCTTTCAAACGTGCCTTCCAACAGTGGGTCCAGGTAGTCTAAAACCAAGGGAGGATCCGAACCAGAGGGCAGGCAAG GAAATTGCGAATCTGTTGCCTGGTACAGACTTCTACAAGAAACTGGCCTTGGATTGCTCCGGCCAGCAGGTTGCCGTAGACCTGTTCCTCCTTGGTTCTCAGTACATGGACGTTGCAAGTATAG CGTGCATCTCCAAGTATTCCGCTGGCTGCGTCTACTACTACCCCGGGTTTCACAGTGGCCTCAATAAACCGCAGGTGGAGAAGTTTGAAATGGAACTCCGCTATTATGTCACGCGGAAGATTGGATTCGAAGCAGTTATGAGGATACGGTGTACAAAAG GGCTTGCCATGCATACGTTCCACGGGAACTTCTTTGTGCGGTCAACGGACCTTCTCTCGTTGCCCAACATCAACCCAGATGCAGGGTTTAGCATGCAGCTGGCGATAGAAGAAAGCCTCACCGAATGCAATGTTGCCAGCTTCCAGGCAGCTGTTTTGTATACATCTAGCCAAG GTGAAAGGAGAATTCGTGTCCATACCCTGAGCCTTCCTGTGACTGCCCTGGTTCAAGATGTTCTAAGTTCAGTTGACCAGGAGGCAGTGGTTGGCTTGCTCTGTAAAATGG CTGTGGACCGGAGCCTTTCATCCTCGGTACTGGATGCAAGAGATGCTATGATCAACGCCTGCTTGGATCTGATTCAAGCCTTCCAGTTGACCCTTCCTTCTGGTCAGGCTGCTGTGGGTGGTCTACCCATCCCTTACTGTGCCAGACTACTTCCCCTGTACATGTTAGCCCTCACTAAGCAT ACAGCATTCCGGATTGGTGTTAGTACGAAGTTGGATGACAGAGTCTTTGCAATGGAGCAGATGAAGACTATGCCTCTGTCCTACTTAATGACATACATCTACCCAGCAATGTACCCAGTACACATGTTAAATGATCAG AACGCTATTCAGGCTGAGGACGGGACCTTAATACCGCAGCCCCCACGATTGCAGCTTACTTTCGAGAAAGTGGATCGACACGGTTGCTATCTCTTGGACACGGTGGACCGCATGTACCTCTACGTAGGGCGCGCTGTCAGTGACCATTTCTGCATGAACGTTCTAGGTGTCCCACAGTTCGCTGCAATACCTGAGGATATG ATGGAACTCCCGGAGCTTGATACGCCAGAATCTGAACTAGTGCGAAGCTTTGTGTTGTGGGTGCTCTCCCAACGACCCTACTACAGTCCACTTCGTGTCATAAG GGAGGACAGCAAGGAGCGACACCTGTTTGTGCAACACCTTGTGGACGATAGAACTGAATCAGCACTTTCGTATTACGAGTTTCTGCAGCACCTCAAGCAACAGCTAAGCAAATGA
- the LOC135368747 gene encoding protein transport protein Sec24A-like isoform X3: protein MMMAAPGGHGVPYNGSGSHPPHAALFPGPGGGAPPRSAPPHLPHPSLSQGDSWNVGKAAQGYIGGQHVGPPSSSQPMSVQGGQKPFPNGPSSVNGGTGSQYSNGPVPGGGLSGPPTMRPIPHQVPLFTGPPPGPPTLTGSRLPPPPPASESWSTTGPPPVSGASLQAPRGYASASVLSGTPNVSGQAGQGMNSFPAQQGPPVTSAPVRATRQYPTGPVPSTVAGAPPPVMAHQTLPKGPVPHPPQMPHQQQYVPPAASFLGYGPPPTSAPGTRYPSALQGPPPPPSSLQGLPTAQQAQSTGPVPPTSQVVPPPSAPGPTQSSIAQFQRYPQQLGYNQPGPFASPSLQNIPPPPASGNGSTGTPYAPHGRVANLEPPPGGVTGYDPELHSRMAGMSVNSSFNKLWGSEPYNLLQDRNVLPKMHEDPPKPILPREGANCSSEIFRCTLTKIPETQSLLQKARLPLGILIHPFRDVSHLPVIQTSTIVRCRSCRTYINPYVQFVEQQRWKCNICFRFNVLPDDFMYDPVSRKYGEPERRPEIQNATVEFIAPSEYMLRPPQPAVYLFVLDVSHGAVQTGYLDSFCKIMLEELNNLPGDSRTQVGFITFDSSVHFYNLGEGMSVPEMLLVSDIDEVFLPSPDSLLVNIHECKTLVQYLLESLPTTHSQNGETASALGAAVQAAYKLVSSIGGRVSVFQTCLPTVGPGSLKPREDPNQRAGKEIANLLPGTDFYKKLALDCSGQQVAVDLFLLGSQYMDVASIACISKYSAGCVYYYPGFHSGLNKPQVEKFEMELRYYVTRKIGFEAVMRIRCTKGLAMHTFHGNFFVRSTDLLSLPNINPDAGFSMQLAIEESLTECNVASFQAAVLYTSSQGERRIRVHTLSLPVTALVQDVLSSVDQEAVVGLLCKMAVDRSLSSSVLDARDAMINACLDLIQAFQLTLPSGQAAVGGLPIPYCARLLPLYMLALTKHTAFRIGVSTKLDDRVFAMEQMKTMPLSYLMTYIYPAMYPVHMLNDQNAIQAEDGTLIPQPPRLQLTFEKVDRHGCYLLDTVDRMYLYVGRAVSDHFCMNVLGVPQFAAIPEDMMELPELDTPESELVRSFVLWVLSQRPYYSPLRVIREDSKERHLFVQHLVDDRTESALSYYEFLQHLKQQLSK from the exons ATGATGGCTGCGCCAGGGGGTCATGGTGTGCCATACAATGGTAGCGGCTCTCATCCCCCTCATGCGGCCCTGTTTCCTGGTCCTGGCGGGGGAGCACCACCCAGATCAGCGCCCCCCCACCTGCCCCACCCTTCACTATCCCAAGGGGACAGTTGGAATGTAGGGAAGGCTGCACAAGGTTACATTGGTGGTCAACATGTGGGGCCTCCATCTTCCTCCCAACCGATGTCTGTGCAAGGCGGACAAAAGCCCTTTCCAAATGGGCCCAGCTCTGTGAATGGAGGCACAGGCTCGCAGTACTCTAACGGTCCTGTACCTGGAGGGGGCCTTAGTGGACCTCCAACGATGCGTCCAATTCCACACCAAGTGCCTTTGTTCACAG GTCCTCCACCTGGACCTCCAACACTGACGGGCAGCAGGCTACCACCACCTCCACCGGCATCTGAAAGCTGGTCAACGACAGGGCCTCCACCTGTTTCTGGTGCCTCTCTACAAGCTCCTCGTGGCTACGCAAGTGCCTCTGTTCTGTCTGGAACACCCAATGTGTCAG GCCAAGCTGGTCAGGGAATGAACAGCTTCCCTGCGCAACAAGGGCCTCCCGTGACTTCAGCACCAGTAAGGGCTACAAGACAGTATCCGACTGGCCCAGTTCCTTCAACTGTGGCTGGTGCTCCGCCTCCGGTGATGGCCCATCAGACTTTGCCAAAGGGTCCTGTGCCACATCCGCCTCAAATGCCTCATCAACAGCAGTACGTCCCTCCTGCTGCCTCGTTCCTTGGATATGGACCGCCTCCAACAAGCGCTCCAGGAACACGGTACCCATCAGCTTTGCAAGGACCCCCTCCACCTCCGTCATCTTTGCAAGGCTTGCCAACTGCCCAGCAGGCACAGAGTACTGGCCCTGTGCCGCCCACTTCTCAGGTTGTGCCACCTCCGTCAGCACCAGGTCCAACGCAGAGCAGCATTGCTCAGTTTCAGCGATACCCTCAGCAG CTTGGCTACAATCAGCCGGGTCCCTTCGCCTCTCCTAGTCTCCAAAATATTCCTCCGCCTCCAGCATCCGGCAATGGCAGCACTGGAACACCTTATGCCCCACATGGTCGAGTTGCTAACCTTGAGCCTCCCCCTGGCGGCGTAACCGGTTATGACCCCGAACTGCATTCACGCATGGCTGGTATGAGCGTGAATTCCAGTTTCAACAAGCTGTGG GGCAGTGAGCCGTACAACTTATTACAAGACCGAAACGTTTTACCGAAGATGCACGAGGATCCTCCCAAGCCAATATTGCCTCGTGAAGGTGCCAACTGTTCATCCGA GATTTTTAGGTGCACCTTGACGAAAATCCCTGAAACTCAGTCCTTATTACAGAAGGCACGACTACCTCTAGGGATTTTGATTCATCCATTTCGGGATGTCAGT CACCTTCCGGTGATACAGACAAGTACGATAGTGCGATGTCGCTCCTGTCGCACATACATCAACCCTTATGTACAGTTTGTGGAGCAGCAGAGGTGGAAATGCAACATATGCTTTAGGTTCAATGTTT TACCGGATGATTTTATGTACGACCCTGTGTCGCGAAAGTATGGGGAGCCGGAAAGAAGGCCGGAGATACAGAATGCAACCGTAGAGTTCATTGCGCCATCAGAATACATG CTGAGGCCTCCACAGCCAGCTGTGTATTTGTTTGTTCTAGATGTGTCCCATGGAGCTGTACAAACAG GCTACCTTGACTCATTTTGTAAAATAATGCTTGAAGAACTCAATAACCTGCCAGGTGACAGTAGAACCCAAGTGGGATTCATCACTTTTGACTCGTCTGTTCACTTTTATAACCTCGGAGAAGGAATGTCAGTTCCAGAAATGCTTCTTGTATCGGACATTGATG AAGTATTCCTTCCTTCACCAGACAGTCTGTTGGTGAACATTCACGAATGTAAGACG cttGTACAATATCTCCTGGAGAGCCTACCTACCACTCATTCTCAAAATGGGGAAACTGCTAGTGCTCTGGGGGCTGCAGTCCAGGCAGCATACAAGCTCGTT AGCTCAATAGGTGGGAGAGTGTCCGTCTTTCAAACGTGCCTTCCAACAGTGGGTCCAGGTAGTCTAAAACCAAGGGAGGATCCGAACCAGAGGGCAGGCAAG GAAATTGCGAATCTGTTGCCTGGTACAGACTTCTACAAGAAACTGGCCTTGGATTGCTCCGGCCAGCAGGTTGCCGTAGACCTGTTCCTCCTTGGTTCTCAGTACATGGACGTTGCAAGTATAG CGTGCATCTCCAAGTATTCCGCTGGCTGCGTCTACTACTACCCCGGGTTTCACAGTGGCCTCAATAAACCGCAGGTGGAGAAGTTTGAAATGGAACTCCGCTATTATGTCACGCGGAAGATTGGATTCGAAGCAGTTATGAGGATACGGTGTACAAAAG GGCTTGCCATGCATACGTTCCACGGGAACTTCTTTGTGCGGTCAACGGACCTTCTCTCGTTGCCCAACATCAACCCAGATGCAGGGTTTAGCATGCAGCTGGCGATAGAAGAAAGCCTCACCGAATGCAATGTTGCCAGCTTCCAGGCAGCTGTTTTGTATACATCTAGCCAAG GTGAAAGGAGAATTCGTGTCCATACCCTGAGCCTTCCTGTGACTGCCCTGGTTCAAGATGTTCTAAGTTCAGTTGACCAGGAGGCAGTGGTTGGCTTGCTCTGTAAAATGG CTGTGGACCGGAGCCTTTCATCCTCGGTACTGGATGCAAGAGATGCTATGATCAACGCCTGCTTGGATCTGATTCAAGCCTTCCAGTTGACCCTTCCTTCTGGTCAGGCTGCTGTGGGTGGTCTACCCATCCCTTACTGTGCCAGACTACTTCCCCTGTACATGTTAGCCCTCACTAAGCAT ACAGCATTCCGGATTGGTGTTAGTACGAAGTTGGATGACAGAGTCTTTGCAATGGAGCAGATGAAGACTATGCCTCTGTCCTACTTAATGACATACATCTACCCAGCAATGTACCCAGTACACATGTTAAATGATCAG AACGCTATTCAGGCTGAGGACGGGACCTTAATACCGCAGCCCCCACGATTGCAGCTTACTTTCGAGAAAGTGGATCGACACGGTTGCTATCTCTTGGACACGGTGGACCGCATGTACCTCTACGTAGGGCGCGCTGTCAGTGACCATTTCTGCATGAACGTTCTAGGTGTCCCACAGTTCGCTGCAATACCTGAGGATATG ATGGAACTCCCGGAGCTTGATACGCCAGAATCTGAACTAGTGCGAAGCTTTGTGTTGTGGGTGCTCTCCCAACGACCCTACTACAGTCCACTTCGTGTCATAAG GGAGGACAGCAAGGAGCGACACCTGTTTGTGCAACACCTTGTGGACGATAGAACTGAATCAGCACTTTCGTATTACGAGTTTCTGCAGCACCTCAAGCAACAGCTAAGCAAATGA